In one window of Nocardioides panacisoli DNA:
- a CDS encoding alpha/beta fold hydrolase has protein sequence MRRGSGSPLLLVHGLGAGWRSWSPILDELAESREVIAVDLPGFGETPSLTGEVSIATLTDSVADFIREQCLEGVSTVGQSMGGRMVLELARRGLGGDTVALDPGGFWSDRELTVFGATLRPSIAAVRALRGILPALLGSSVGRTLLLAQLSARPWALSRETVLPDVRGLADSPSTGAALDALTKGPKQQGAPAGTVPGRVTIGWGRRDLVTVPRQAARATDLFPDAELHWFERCGHFPQWDAPHEATRLILDNTD, from the coding sequence GTGAGGCGAGGGAGCGGCAGCCCGCTGTTGCTGGTGCACGGCCTGGGCGCTGGGTGGCGATCGTGGTCCCCGATCCTCGACGAACTGGCCGAGAGCCGTGAGGTGATCGCCGTCGATTTACCGGGGTTCGGCGAGACGCCGTCGCTGACCGGCGAGGTCTCGATCGCCACCCTGACCGATTCCGTCGCGGACTTCATCCGCGAACAGTGCTTGGAGGGGGTCTCGACCGTCGGTCAGTCGATGGGCGGTCGGATGGTCCTCGAGCTCGCGCGGCGGGGCCTCGGCGGCGACACCGTGGCGTTGGACCCGGGCGGCTTCTGGAGCGACCGTGAGCTCACCGTCTTCGGCGCCACGCTGCGACCGTCGATCGCTGCAGTCCGAGCGCTGCGGGGCATTCTGCCGGCCCTCCTCGGCAGCTCCGTGGGTCGGACCCTGCTGCTCGCGCAGTTGTCGGCACGGCCCTGGGCGCTGTCGCGAGAGACCGTGTTGCCGGACGTGCGCGGGTTGGCCGACTCTCCCTCGACGGGCGCTGCCCTGGATGCCCTGACCAAGGGGCCCAAGCAACAGGGCGCCCCGGCCGGCACCGTCCCGGGCCGGGTCACGATCGGTTGGGGTCGCCGTGACCTGGTCACCGTGCCCCGACAGGCGGCGCGTGCGACGGACCTGTTCCCCGACGCGGAACTGCACTGGTTCGAGCGGTGCGGCCACTTCCCCCAGTGGGACGCACCGCACGAGGCGACCCGACTGATTCTCGACAACACCGACTGA
- a CDS encoding class I adenylate-forming enzyme family protein has protein sequence MIELLRRAADRDPATVGVITEAATWTYAELAAEAEALARGLAAEGIDRFAIVSNDLAEVVALLAAASLTGVDACVYAPDVAAGEAARQAAAFDHGVVVSPREDLAEAGVAVRTSSSLRREGRLIEGPPADRPLLVLTTGTTGTPRGVRHDWTRQLARLRDTRDGTGQVWLLAYGPQQYAGLQVLVHVLGTGATLVAPSVRRPQAVLGLVHDHGVDHISATPTFWRFLLAELRADDRPLPALRQVTLGGEAAPGELLDDLHATFADARISHIYAGSEFGSTGSVRDGDSGLPASLLEEDGDGTVQLRVVEGELWVRSRASMLGYYGEPDRSAEEWWPTGDLVEVAGDRIVFRGRSSEVINVGGVKVHPLPVEERVLALPEVRAARVHGRANPLVGAVVAVDVVPEDGTDPDALKSAVRAACAELPRPWQPRSITLVDEVTTKGGKVVRRDT, from the coding sequence GTGATCGAGCTGCTGCGCCGCGCCGCCGACCGCGACCCCGCGACCGTGGGCGTCATCACCGAGGCCGCGACGTGGACCTACGCCGAGCTGGCCGCGGAGGCCGAGGCGCTGGCCCGCGGCCTGGCCGCGGAGGGCATCGACCGCTTCGCGATCGTCTCCAACGACCTGGCCGAGGTGGTGGCCCTGCTCGCCGCGGCGTCACTGACCGGCGTCGACGCCTGCGTCTACGCCCCCGACGTCGCCGCCGGGGAGGCGGCGCGGCAGGCGGCCGCGTTCGACCACGGTGTCGTCGTCTCGCCACGCGAGGACCTGGCCGAGGCGGGCGTGGCCGTGCGGACCTCGTCGTCGTTGCGTCGCGAGGGCCGCCTGATCGAGGGACCGCCGGCCGACCGGCCGCTGCTGGTGCTGACGACCGGCACGACCGGCACGCCGCGCGGCGTACGCCACGACTGGACGCGGCAGCTCGCCCGGCTGCGCGACACCCGCGACGGCACCGGCCAGGTGTGGCTGCTGGCCTACGGCCCGCAGCAGTACGCCGGCCTGCAGGTCCTCGTCCACGTCCTCGGCACCGGCGCCACGCTGGTCGCGCCGTCGGTGCGCCGCCCGCAGGCGGTGCTCGGGCTGGTCCACGACCACGGCGTCGACCACATCAGCGCGACGCCGACGTTCTGGCGCTTCCTGCTCGCCGAGCTGCGCGCCGACGACCGTCCGCTGCCGGCGCTGCGGCAGGTCACGCTCGGCGGCGAGGCAGCGCCCGGGGAGCTCCTGGACGACCTCCACGCGACCTTCGCCGACGCGCGCATCTCCCACATCTACGCAGGCTCGGAGTTCGGCTCGACCGGCTCGGTGCGCGACGGCGACAGCGGCCTGCCGGCGAGCCTGCTGGAGGAGGACGGCGACGGCACCGTGCAGCTGCGGGTCGTCGAGGGCGAGCTGTGGGTGCGCTCCCGCGCGAGCATGCTCGGCTACTACGGCGAGCCCGACCGTTCCGCCGAGGAGTGGTGGCCGACCGGCGACCTGGTCGAGGTCGCCGGCGACCGGATCGTCTTCCGTGGCCGCAGCTCGGAGGTGATCAACGTCGGCGGGGTGAAGGTGCACCCGCTGCCGGTCGAGGAGCGCGTGCTGGCGCTGCCCGAGGTACGGGCCGCCCGGGTCCACGGCCGCGCCAACCCGCTGGTGGGGGCCGTCGTGGCGGTCGACGTCGTCCCCGAGGACGGCACCGATCCCGACGCCCTGAAGTCCGCGGTCCGGGCCGCCTGCGCCGAGCTTCCCCGGCCCTGGCAGCCGCGCAGCATCACCCTCGTCGACGAGGTCACCACCAAGGGTGGCAAGGTCGTACGCCGCGACACCTGA